In Aestuariibaculum lutulentum, one DNA window encodes the following:
- a CDS encoding SusC/RagA family TonB-linked outer membrane protein, with protein MIMRTFIFLLCTAVFGISTNNSFAQDKVTISEDKLVSIDEVFDIINKQTHYHFMYPQELFENYPKVQIKKGEIDVFKLLSYSLGSKDFNVVLSTNNQIIIKPKEDGQQQFVSGRVLDVNGDPIYGVSVVIKGTKQGVSSDFDGNYAISVSSPENVLIFQALGFKMKEVLVGRSKRIDVTLEEDIEELDAVEIISTGIFNRPKTSFTGAASVITKEQIKSFGNRNLLRTLANIDPSLDIQEQNAFGSDPNNTTLSIEIRGAKSITDVSNLQNQSRGQLNTPLFLLDGFEVSVERVLDMNQNDVESVVILKDASATAIYGSRGANGVVVITSSNPPRGKLRVSYTSGLNFEIPNLSSYDLLDARQKLQIESIAGLYTGETVNEQILLDNLYNQNNKAVQEGVNTNWLKEPTQVGVGQYHSLRLGGGDKEFRYGFNVSYNGITGAMKGSKRDNVNASLNLQYQFKKVRFSNQLELGFNKGTNSPYGRFSDYYYMNPYWRPYDENGDPVMSYDTFNNQVKYNPLYDSSLASFSTTDYNNIRNQTAVSVNFNQNLKWDTSLGVTLLKGGSDYFSSPLNSSNFIAGIAPLDRGIYTQTFREERSYQISSTISYGKTFGKHMLYLGGNGQLIQNQNESTTLSVRGFTNEKLNDISNGISYTGQRPSRRESTVRSVGLTGTLNYNYDNRYFVEGSARLDGASSFGLESRYAPFYSFGAAWDLGQEKFIKENISKIDRIKFRYSYGVTGSLNFSAYQALSTYSYDTTSQYSNITGMTLLALGNPNLEWQNTKQHNFGLDFQAFDNRIGMTVNYYRINTHNLIGEASLPYSNGYTSYTENFGTVRNVGYDANLSVNVVRDLDNQFSWYVTTGVYSNKNTLVKLSDAIKEANEQWEGQNYSNGTFYQYREGESTDALYVLKSPGVDPLTGQVLYEDPETGNVYTSVQEGLRKISVGNTLPKINGRITSSLRYKGWMMDIGFSYRLGAKKLNNSLLRVENAYVANNMDARVLGTRWQQPGDITAFKSISSDESTYPNDRFVFTERAFALSSVNLSYQFPQKVLDYFKVKQLSLTSSISDVFYLSNISTERGTDYPYSIRPQLNLSVTF; from the coding sequence ATGATTATGAGAACATTCATCTTTTTATTATGTACTGCAGTCTTTGGTATTAGTACTAATAATTCTTTCGCTCAGGATAAGGTAACTATTAGCGAAGATAAATTGGTGTCAATCGATGAGGTTTTCGATATAATAAATAAACAGACACATTATCACTTTATGTATCCTCAGGAATTATTTGAGAACTACCCTAAGGTACAGATTAAAAAGGGAGAAATTGATGTGTTTAAATTATTGAGCTACAGTTTAGGGTCAAAGGATTTTAATGTTGTTCTTTCTACAAATAATCAAATTATAATTAAACCTAAAGAAGATGGTCAACAGCAATTTGTTTCAGGTAGGGTTTTGGATGTTAACGGTGATCCCATTTATGGTGTATCTGTTGTTATAAAAGGGACAAAACAAGGTGTGTCTTCAGATTTTGATGGGAATTATGCAATTTCTGTTTCAAGTCCAGAAAATGTCTTAATATTTCAGGCTTTAGGCTTTAAAATGAAAGAAGTTCTAGTAGGAAGAAGTAAGAGAATTGATGTAACTCTGGAAGAAGATATTGAAGAGTTAGATGCCGTAGAAATTATTTCTACTGGTATTTTCAATAGACCTAAAACCAGTTTTACCGGAGCAGCTTCTGTAATCACTAAAGAGCAAATTAAATCTTTTGGTAACAGAAACTTACTTAGAACCTTAGCAAATATTGATCCGTCATTGGATATTCAGGAACAAAACGCTTTTGGTTCCGATCCCAATAATACAACGCTTTCAATAGAAATTCGTGGTGCAAAATCTATAACAGATGTAAGCAATTTACAAAACCAATCACGAGGACAGTTAAATACGCCGTTATTCCTTTTAGATGGGTTTGAAGTTAGCGTAGAACGTGTTTTGGATATGAATCAAAATGATGTAGAATCGGTCGTAATCTTAAAAGACGCCAGTGCCACAGCCATTTATGGTTCACGAGGTGCTAACGGTGTTGTAGTAATAACGTCTTCTAATCCGCCAAGAGGAAAATTAAGAGTATCTTACACTTCGGGGTTGAATTTTGAAATTCCAAACTTATCATCTTACGATTTACTTGATGCAAGACAAAAACTGCAAATCGAGAGTATAGCAGGTTTGTATACCGGAGAAACGGTAAATGAGCAAATATTACTAGATAACCTTTATAACCAGAATAATAAAGCCGTTCAGGAAGGTGTTAACACGAATTGGCTTAAAGAACCAACGCAGGTAGGAGTTGGTCAATATCATAGCTTAAGACTTGGTGGTGGAGATAAAGAGTTTAGATATGGGTTTAATGTGTCATACAACGGTATAACGGGAGCTATGAAAGGCTCAAAAAGAGACAATGTCAATGCCAGTTTAAATTTACAGTACCAGTTTAAAAAAGTTAGATTTTCTAACCAGTTAGAACTAGGGTTTAACAAAGGAACCAATAGTCCTTACGGAAGATTTTCAGACTATTATTATATGAATCCGTATTGGAGACCTTACGATGAAAACGGAGACCCTGTAATGTCTTATGATACATTTAATAATCAAGTTAAGTATAATCCGTTATATGATTCGTCTTTAGCTAGTTTTTCAACTACAGATTACAATAACATTCGTAATCAGACAGCGGTAAGTGTAAATTTTAATCAAAATTTAAAATGGGATACCAGTTTAGGTGTTACATTATTAAAAGGAGGATCTGATTATTTTAGTTCACCACTAAACTCGAGTAATTTTATTGCAGGTATAGCCCCATTAGATAGAGGTATCTATACACAAACATTTAGAGAAGAACGTTCCTATCAAATATCTTCAACAATAAGTTATGGAAAGACTTTTGGTAAACATATGTTGTACTTGGGAGGTAACGGACAGTTGATTCAAAATCAAAATGAGTCAACGACGCTTTCGGTTCGCGGGTTTACCAATGAAAAGCTAAATGATATTTCTAATGGTATTTCTTATACCGGTCAACGTCCGTCAAGAAGAGAATCTACGGTTCGTAGTGTAGGTTTAACAGGAACCCTAAACTATAATTACGACAATAGATATTTTGTTGAAGGATCGGCGAGATTGGATGGAGCGTCATCATTTGGATTAGAAAGTAGATATGCGCCTTTTTATTCATTTGGAGCTGCCTGGGATTTAGGTCAGGAGAAATTTATTAAGGAAAATATCTCTAAAATAGATAGAATCAAGTTTAGATATTCTTACGGAGTTACAGGTTCATTAAACTTCTCAGCATATCAGGCATTATCAACCTATTCTTACGATACGACGTCGCAATATTCTAATATTACAGGAATGACTTTATTGGCTTTAGGAAACCCTAATTTAGAGTGGCAAAATACTAAGCAACACAACTTTGGTTTAGATTTTCAAGCTTTTGATAATAGAATTGGTATGACTGTGAATTATTATAGAATTAATACTCATAACCTTATTGGAGAAGCGTCTCTACCTTATTCTAATGGATATACATCTTACACAGAAAACTTTGGTACGGTTAGAAACGTTGGGTATGATGCTAATTTAAGTGTTAATGTAGTAAGAGATTTAGACAATCAATTCTCATGGTATGTAACAACTGGGGTGTACAGTAATAAAAACACTTTAGTGAAATTATCTGATGCTATTAAAGAAGCTAATGAGCAATGGGAGGGTCAAAACTATAGTAATGGCACGTTTTATCAATATAGAGAAGGGGAATCTACAGATGCACTTTATGTTTTGAAATCGCCAGGTGTAGACCCCCTTACAGGTCAGGTACTTTACGAAGATCCAGAAACAGGGAATGTTTACACTTCGGTTCAGGAAGGTTTGAGAAAAATTTCGGTAGGCAACACACTTCCAAAAATTAATGGTAGAATAACCTCTTCTTTGCGTTATAAGGGTTGGATGATGGATATAGGTTTTTCTTATAGATTAGGAGCCAAAAAGTTAAATAATTCATTGTTGCGTGTAGAAAATGCGTATGTTGCAAATAACATGGATGCCAGAGTTTTAGGAACACGATGGCAGCAACCAGGAGACATAACAGCTTTTAAGAGTATTTCCAGTGATGAATCAACTTATCCAAATGATCGATTTGTTTTCACTGAACGAGCATTTGCTTTAAGCTCGGTTAATTTGAGTTACCAATTCCCGCAAAAGGTATTAGACTATTTTAAAGTGAAACAGTTAAGTCTAACCAGTTCAATTTCAGATGTGTTTTACCTGTCTAATATTAGCACAGAACGTGGAACAGACTACCCGTATTCGATAAGACCTCAGTTAAACTTATCAGTAACCTTTTAA